A genomic window from Cyprinus carpio isolate SPL01 chromosome B9, ASM1834038v1, whole genome shotgun sequence includes:
- the LOC109078458 gene encoding granzyme B-like: MLKLRLYFSVNNCTMFPYVFLLLIGLPLAGGMESSIIGGKEAIPYSKPYMASIQRGKYHTCGGMLIREDYVLTAAHCLNRSDFSSRDYFEVVLGAHNINKVERSQQRIPVIKYIRHPLFEQNNEKDYTYDIMLLKLKKKAKLNAFVKVMPLPKKNEKTPANVKCSIAGWGSKNPQTFQSSDVMQEVSLKLQENSKCKNMWQQYFNSEIMICSVSDGKHAFCKGDSGSPLICNAIPQGIASYTIEGDCTNTTYPQVYVKISYFLSWIKKKMKMNE, from the exons ATGCTTAAACTCAGACTGTACTTCTCAGTCAACAACTGCACCATGTTTCCATATGTTTTTCTTCTCCTCATTGGTCTCCCTTTGGCTG GTGGCATGGAGAGTAGTATTATTGGAGGAAAAGAGGCTATACCTTATTCCAAGCCCTATATGGCATCGATTCAGAGGGGCAAATATCACACATGTGGAGGGATGCTGATCAGAGAGGATTATGTACTAACAGCGGCCCACTGTTTGAA tcgcAGTGATTTTTCTAGTCGAGACTACTTTGAGGTCGTTCTGGGAGCTCACAACATCAACAAGGTGGAGAGGAGCCAGCAGAGAATCCCAGTGATTAAATACATCCGACATCCTTTGTTTGAACAAAACAACGAGAAGGATTACACCTATGATATCATGTTACTAAAG CTGAAGAAGAAAGCCAAGCTAAATGCATTTGTGAAAGTTATGCCCCTTcctaagaaaaatgaaaaaacaccagctAACGTTAAATGCTCCATTGCTGGTTGGGGTTCAAAAAACCCCCAAACATTTCAGAGTTCTGATGTGATGCAGGAGGTCAGTCTCAAACTGCAGGAgaactcaaaatgtaaaaatatgtggCAGCAGTACTTCAACTCTGAGATTATGATCTGCAGTGTTTCAGATGGAAAACATGCTTTTTGTaag GGGGATTCAGGAAGTCCTCTTATCTGCAATGCTATACCACAAGGAATTGCTTCATATACCATTGAGGGTGACTGTACAAATACAACATATCCTcaagtttatgttaaaatctCCTACTTCCTCTCCtggattaaaaagaaaatgaaaatgaatgaatga